In Trifolium pratense cultivar HEN17-A07 linkage group LG7, ARS_RC_1.1, whole genome shotgun sequence, a genomic segment contains:
- the LOC123899438 gene encoding ankyrin repeat-containing protein At5g02620-like isoform X2: protein MTKQLTGKRDDTRLHSAARAGNLDVVRDTLNSAEEDELLELLARQNQDGETALYVAAEYGYIDVVREMIQYYDLADAGIKARNGFDAFHIAAKQGDIDILKILMEVHPDLSMTVDPSNTTALHTAATQGHIEIVKFLLEAGSSLATIAKSNGKTALHSAARNGHLEVVKALVEKEPGVAIRTDKKGQTALHMAVKGQNLEVVEALIKADPSTINMIDNKGNTPLHIATRKARAQIVKMLLGRQETNLSAVNRSGETAVDTAEKIGNQDIKAILLEHGVQSAKSIKPQAATTARELKQTVSDIKHEVHYQLEHTRQTRKRVQGIAKRINKMNTEGLNNAINSTTVVAVLIATVAFAAIFTVPGQFVDDPNNIPEGMTLGEANIAPQAPFVIFFVFDSIALFISLAVVVVQTSVVVIESKAKKQMAAIINKLMWIACVLVSVAFLALSFVVVGKEEKWLAIFVTIIGTTIMATTLGTMLYWVIKHRIEAKNLRNIRKSSMESKSKSFSVTAYSDSELMNNDFKKMYAI, encoded by the exons ATGACAAAACAATTGACAGGAAAAAGGGATGATACACGTTTGCATTCTGCAGCAAGAGCAGGGAATTTAGATGTTGTAAGGGATACCCTTAATTCTGCCGAGGAGGATGAATTGCTTGAATTATTGGCTAGGCAGAATCAAGATGGAGAAACGGCTCTTTATGTTGCTGCTGAGTATGGTTATATTGATGTTGTTAGAGAAATGATTCAATATTATGATCTTGCGGATGCTGGAATTAAAGCAAGAAATGGTTTTGATGCATTTCACATTGCTGCCAAACAAGGGGATATAG ATATATTGAAGATCCTTATGGAGGTTCATCCTGATTTGTCAATGACAGTGGATCCATCAAACACAACAGCATTACACACAGCTGCAACCCAAGGACATATTGAAATAGTAAAATTCCTACTGGAAGCTGGAAGTAGTTTAGCAACCATTGCTAAAAGTAATGGGAAAACAGCACTTCATTCTGCTGCAAGAAATGGACATTTGGAAGTTGTGAAAGCACTTGTTGAGAAAGAGCCTGGTGTTGCAATAAGGACTGATAAGAAGGGCCAAACAGCACTTCACATGGCAGTGAAAGGACAAAATCTTGAGGTAGTGGAGGCATTGATAAAAGCAGATCCTTCAACAATAAACATGATTGATAATAAGGGAAACACTCCATTGCATATAGCAACCAGAAAAGCCAGGGCACAG ATTGTAAAAATGCTTCTAGGACGGCAAGAAACAAATCTAAGTGCTGTTAACAGATCAGGCGAAACAGCAGTAGACACTGCTGAGAAAATAGGGAACCAAGATATCAAAGCCATTCTATTAGAACATGGTGTTCAAAGTGCCAAATCCATAAAACCACAAGCAGCAACAACAGCTCGCGAGTTAAAACAAACCGTAAGCGACATAAAGCACGAGGTACATTACCAATTAGAACACACGCGCCAAACGCGGAAACGTGTTCAAGGAATCGCGAAACGTATCAACAAGATGAATACAGAAGGATTAAACAATGCAATAAACTCAACAACCGTTGTAGCAGTACTAATAGCAACAGTTGCATTTGCCGCGATTTTCACTGTCCCTGGTCAATTTGTTGATGATCCAAACAATATTCCAGAAGGGATGACACTTGGTGAAGCAAATATAGCTCCACAAGCACCATTTGTAATTTTCTTTGTGTTTGATTCTATTGCACTCTTTATTTCTCTGGCTGTTGTGGTTGTTCAAACTTCGGTCGTCGTTATAGAAAGCAAAGCAAAGAAACAAATGGCAGCTATTATTAATAAGCTAATGTGGATAGCTTGTGTACTTGTTTCTGTGGCATTTTTGGCATTGTCATTTGTTGTGGTTGGAAAGGAAGAAAAGTGGTTGGCAATTTTTGTTACCATTATAGGGACAACTATAATGGCTACAACTTTGGGAACTATGTTGTATTGGGTTATTAAGCATCGAATTGAGGCAAAAAATTTGAGGAATATAAGGAAATCTTCAATGGAAAGCAAGTCAAAATCTTTTTCAGTGACTGCTTATTCAGATTCTGAGCTGATGAACAATGATTTTAAGAAAATGTATGCTATTTAG
- the LOC123899438 gene encoding ankyrin repeat-containing protein At5g02620-like isoform X1, translating into MIEIKKKMTKQLTGKRDDTRLHSAARAGNLDVVRDTLNSAEEDELLELLARQNQDGETALYVAAEYGYIDVVREMIQYYDLADAGIKARNGFDAFHIAAKQGDIDILKILMEVHPDLSMTVDPSNTTALHTAATQGHIEIVKFLLEAGSSLATIAKSNGKTALHSAARNGHLEVVKALVEKEPGVAIRTDKKGQTALHMAVKGQNLEVVEALIKADPSTINMIDNKGNTPLHIATRKARAQIVKMLLGRQETNLSAVNRSGETAVDTAEKIGNQDIKAILLEHGVQSAKSIKPQAATTARELKQTVSDIKHEVHYQLEHTRQTRKRVQGIAKRINKMNTEGLNNAINSTTVVAVLIATVAFAAIFTVPGQFVDDPNNIPEGMTLGEANIAPQAPFVIFFVFDSIALFISLAVVVVQTSVVVIESKAKKQMAAIINKLMWIACVLVSVAFLALSFVVVGKEEKWLAIFVTIIGTTIMATTLGTMLYWVIKHRIEAKNLRNIRKSSMESKSKSFSVTAYSDSELMNNDFKKMYAI; encoded by the exons ATGATAGAAATCAA AAAAAAGATGACAAAACAATTGACAGGAAAAAGGGATGATACACGTTTGCATTCTGCAGCAAGAGCAGGGAATTTAGATGTTGTAAGGGATACCCTTAATTCTGCCGAGGAGGATGAATTGCTTGAATTATTGGCTAGGCAGAATCAAGATGGAGAAACGGCTCTTTATGTTGCTGCTGAGTATGGTTATATTGATGTTGTTAGAGAAATGATTCAATATTATGATCTTGCGGATGCTGGAATTAAAGCAAGAAATGGTTTTGATGCATTTCACATTGCTGCCAAACAAGGGGATATAG ATATATTGAAGATCCTTATGGAGGTTCATCCTGATTTGTCAATGACAGTGGATCCATCAAACACAACAGCATTACACACAGCTGCAACCCAAGGACATATTGAAATAGTAAAATTCCTACTGGAAGCTGGAAGTAGTTTAGCAACCATTGCTAAAAGTAATGGGAAAACAGCACTTCATTCTGCTGCAAGAAATGGACATTTGGAAGTTGTGAAAGCACTTGTTGAGAAAGAGCCTGGTGTTGCAATAAGGACTGATAAGAAGGGCCAAACAGCACTTCACATGGCAGTGAAAGGACAAAATCTTGAGGTAGTGGAGGCATTGATAAAAGCAGATCCTTCAACAATAAACATGATTGATAATAAGGGAAACACTCCATTGCATATAGCAACCAGAAAAGCCAGGGCACAG ATTGTAAAAATGCTTCTAGGACGGCAAGAAACAAATCTAAGTGCTGTTAACAGATCAGGCGAAACAGCAGTAGACACTGCTGAGAAAATAGGGAACCAAGATATCAAAGCCATTCTATTAGAACATGGTGTTCAAAGTGCCAAATCCATAAAACCACAAGCAGCAACAACAGCTCGCGAGTTAAAACAAACCGTAAGCGACATAAAGCACGAGGTACATTACCAATTAGAACACACGCGCCAAACGCGGAAACGTGTTCAAGGAATCGCGAAACGTATCAACAAGATGAATACAGAAGGATTAAACAATGCAATAAACTCAACAACCGTTGTAGCAGTACTAATAGCAACAGTTGCATTTGCCGCGATTTTCACTGTCCCTGGTCAATTTGTTGATGATCCAAACAATATTCCAGAAGGGATGACACTTGGTGAAGCAAATATAGCTCCACAAGCACCATTTGTAATTTTCTTTGTGTTTGATTCTATTGCACTCTTTATTTCTCTGGCTGTTGTGGTTGTTCAAACTTCGGTCGTCGTTATAGAAAGCAAAGCAAAGAAACAAATGGCAGCTATTATTAATAAGCTAATGTGGATAGCTTGTGTACTTGTTTCTGTGGCATTTTTGGCATTGTCATTTGTTGTGGTTGGAAAGGAAGAAAAGTGGTTGGCAATTTTTGTTACCATTATAGGGACAACTATAATGGCTACAACTTTGGGAACTATGTTGTATTGGGTTATTAAGCATCGAATTGAGGCAAAAAATTTGAGGAATATAAGGAAATCTTCAATGGAAAGCAAGTCAAAATCTTTTTCAGTGACTGCTTATTCAGATTCTGAGCTGATGAACAATGATTTTAAGAAAATGTATGCTATTTAG